The following coding sequences are from one Shewanella eurypsychrophilus window:
- a CDS encoding ABC transporter substrate-binding protein — MSARVRSSHRPITYLAFVITLFFVLAVSASAHAEDKKLIKALYIPLADHYASIVAYERYRHDMKHADFQIEQMKNWDLLRAYYLSGEVDMAYVMSPLAMDMFAEKPIFRWIGLMHRDGNALAINDLLNERVKLPLVRQERKPDDKVANALKKEFELTGRATEVGMPHLLATHTVVLYRYLKEHGLTMSLMPNSGADVQAIAVAPPKSPSFIKSKSSRAQAAAFEQSLPWADVVETGGFGHVAWYSKDVMPWEHGHVECIALATDEAIKNKRKAVHEVMDYIHKAGEDIELARTQGGEAMEEIVKLVRKHIPAHTREAIIASLDPDLRVINYQNLNVDKPGLKLIMDLAVEGGIIKNAIDIDNFADESFSRNGLAEAVVNPVQLNR; from the coding sequence ATGTCTGCTCGTGTTCGTTCGTCACATCGACCAATTACCTATTTAGCCTTTGTAATCACACTGTTTTTTGTTCTCGCTGTATCGGCAAGTGCCCATGCTGAAGATAAAAAGTTGATCAAAGCTCTCTATATTCCTCTCGCCGATCACTATGCATCGATTGTGGCCTATGAACGATATCGACACGATATGAAGCATGCCGATTTCCAGATAGAGCAGATGAAAAACTGGGACCTTCTACGTGCTTATTATCTGTCTGGTGAAGTCGACATGGCCTATGTTATGAGCCCTCTGGCCATGGATATGTTTGCTGAGAAGCCTATTTTTCGGTGGATAGGCTTGATGCATAGGGATGGTAATGCACTGGCGATAAATGATCTGCTGAATGAGCGAGTTAAGCTGCCATTGGTCAGACAGGAAAGGAAACCTGATGATAAAGTCGCTAACGCATTGAAGAAAGAGTTTGAGTTAACGGGACGTGCTACCGAGGTCGGTATGCCGCATCTGCTAGCGACTCATACCGTGGTTTTATACCGTTATCTAAAAGAGCATGGCCTTACCATGAGCCTGATGCCTAATTCTGGTGCCGATGTGCAAGCAATTGCTGTTGCTCCGCCAAAATCCCCCAGTTTCATTAAGAGTAAGAGCAGTCGTGCCCAAGCGGCCGCATTTGAACAGTCTCTACCCTGGGCTGATGTGGTTGAAACTGGCGGGTTTGGGCATGTGGCTTGGTATTCCAAAGATGTGATGCCCTGGGAGCATGGCCATGTTGAATGTATTGCCTTAGCGACAGATGAAGCAATAAAAAACAAACGCAAAGCGGTACATGAAGTGATGGATTATATCCATAAGGCTGGAGAAGACATAGAGCTTGCTCGTACTCAGGGAGGAGAAGCTATGGAGGAGATAGTGAAACTGGTTCGTAAACATATCCCGGCTCATACGCGAGAAGCGATTATTGCCAGCTTAGATCCTGACTTGCGAGTGATTAACTATCAAAATTTGAATGTAGATAAACCAGGGTTGAAATTAATCATGGATCTCGCGGTTGAGGGGGGGATTATCAAAAATGCCATCGATATTGATAACTTTGCCGATGAGAGCTTTAGTCGTAATGGCTTAGCAGAAGCTGTAGTGAACCCAGTTCAATTGAATCGATAG
- a CDS encoding DUF333 domain-containing protein: protein MKNMNPSLFSNISFAKLINGVFIGVGLLIIFLALAACSIHEDVVMANMSNPASDYCLALDGKLEIVTGPDGQQGICTLPSGEVIEEWALYRRDHQDK, encoded by the coding sequence ATGAAAAATATGAACCCTAGTTTGTTTAGCAATATCTCATTTGCGAAGTTGATTAACGGCGTCTTTATCGGTGTCGGTCTGCTTATTATTTTTTTAGCCCTTGCAGCATGTTCTATTCATGAAGATGTCGTTATGGCAAACATGAGTAACCCGGCTTCCGACTACTGCCTTGCATTGGATGGAAAGCTGGAGATTGTCACCGGTCCCGATGGACAACAAGGTATTTGCACGCTTCCCTCCGGTGAAGTCATCGAGGAGTGGGCCCTCTACCGTCGAGACCATCAAGACAAATAA
- a CDS encoding LruC domain-containing protein, with product MKPPLRILLACTGILSSFNTIAGEFESCPTQAFIIQTPSSVPISYGVELATGSYVILSSDMNRIKAYNGVGFSYHDNYIYGWDYEGGTLGKTGDDYVIVPLTVTKDADSIAAGNFYVGDVAINENAWYGYRKNKGLFKIPLDDPDNYSMSLVSGSTSNATYKITDFAFHPSDGYIYAVTNGATGSLLQIDPVNGAAINLGVVVTSSGSNFTFGAQFFDPDGMLYLSNNSDGKIYRLNVNDANPSADIFAYGPSSTSNDGARCALAEVPVGDNVDFGDAPDTYGTYMASNGARHSIIDDFYLGSSVDNEANGYPTPLSDDTSDGNDDEDGISLPTGFELGESAIILVTATGSGGYLNAWFDWDNNGVFDSDEQAISGKALAAGSNTVSLDVPTWGKAGQTWARFRFSSLADIGPTGGVGDGEVEDHQVTVTETGVTINYYPSSSSYTSVAYEDLYPDQEDYDMNDVIFHLRLIEYVKNDQVIRVEFEAKLAAMGAAYHNGFAIQLPDVAMDNVKESSIEWSIDGIAQSSSPLESGQTNAVLIFTEDLWDHISLATGCNFVRTEPGCGTSYRTTWKMRIPFETTISQSDMPDFPYDPFIFATPGTDHGLAAKNVVGELPGRKLEIHLKNKAPTDKFSTAYFGSREDRSEPSNGLYFVNENGMSWALEIPTSWQHPLERERLDITYSEFVNFAADKSGNTNPSWYLHSNAALIFQD from the coding sequence ATGAAACCACCATTACGTATACTGCTCGCTTGTACTGGCATTTTATCTTCATTCAATACTATTGCCGGCGAATTTGAATCTTGCCCAACTCAAGCATTTATCATTCAAACCCCCTCTTCTGTGCCTATCTCCTATGGCGTTGAATTAGCAACAGGGAGCTACGTCATACTGTCGAGTGATATGAATCGCATTAAAGCCTATAACGGTGTCGGATTTAGCTATCACGATAACTATATATATGGCTGGGACTATGAAGGCGGCACGTTAGGGAAAACCGGTGATGACTATGTGATAGTCCCTTTGACTGTGACGAAAGATGCCGATTCTATCGCTGCTGGCAACTTCTATGTTGGTGATGTAGCCATCAATGAAAATGCTTGGTACGGTTATAGAAAAAATAAAGGTCTGTTTAAAATTCCTCTCGATGATCCAGATAACTATTCAATGTCATTGGTGTCAGGAAGTACCAGTAATGCCACATATAAGATAACCGACTTTGCCTTCCACCCCAGTGATGGATACATCTATGCTGTGACTAATGGCGCTACAGGCAGCCTATTGCAGATAGATCCAGTAAATGGCGCGGCAATTAACCTTGGTGTCGTCGTGACATCATCGGGTTCAAATTTTACCTTCGGCGCGCAGTTTTTTGATCCTGATGGCATGCTTTATCTCAGTAATAATAGCGACGGAAAAATTTACCGTCTCAATGTCAATGATGCTAACCCCAGCGCAGATATATTTGCTTATGGACCCTCATCGACGAGTAATGATGGTGCACGGTGTGCCTTGGCCGAAGTTCCCGTTGGTGATAATGTCGATTTTGGCGACGCACCAGATACCTATGGTACCTATATGGCATCTAATGGCGCCAGACACTCCATCATAGATGACTTTTATTTGGGCTCAAGTGTCGATAACGAGGCCAATGGTTATCCGACCCCACTTTCAGACGATACCAGTGATGGTAATGATGATGAAGATGGTATTAGTCTTCCAACCGGCTTCGAGTTAGGTGAATCTGCAATTATTTTAGTCACTGCCACTGGCTCTGGCGGATATCTTAATGCATGGTTTGACTGGGATAATAACGGCGTTTTCGACAGTGACGAACAAGCGATTAGCGGCAAAGCACTGGCAGCAGGCAGCAATACTGTCAGTTTAGATGTGCCGACTTGGGGCAAAGCGGGACAAACATGGGCGCGTTTTCGCTTCAGTAGTTTAGCCGACATAGGTCCAACCGGCGGCGTTGGCGATGGTGAGGTTGAAGACCATCAAGTTACTGTGACCGAAACAGGCGTTACCATTAATTACTACCCATCATCGTCAAGCTATACCTCCGTGGCCTATGAAGACCTTTATCCAGATCAAGAAGATTACGACATGAACGATGTCATCTTTCATCTCAGACTGATTGAATATGTGAAAAATGATCAAGTCATCAGGGTGGAGTTTGAAGCCAAGCTTGCCGCTATGGGAGCTGCCTATCACAACGGGTTCGCCATACAATTACCCGATGTCGCCATGGATAACGTCAAAGAAAGTTCAATCGAATGGAGCATAGATGGTATCGCACAAAGTAGCTCGCCTTTAGAGTCCGGACAAACCAATGCGGTGCTGATTTTCACTGAGGATTTATGGGATCACATTAGTTTAGCCACAGGATGTAATTTCGTCAGAACTGAACCTGGCTGTGGTACCAGCTATCGAACGACTTGGAAGATGAGGATCCCTTTTGAAACCACCATTTCTCAATCCGATATGCCTGATTTCCCCTATGATCCATTTATCTTTGCCACACCGGGAACCGATCATGGCTTAGCCGCTAAAAATGTCGTCGGTGAACTACCAGGACGTAAACTTGAAATTCACCTGAAAAACAAGGCACCTACGGATAAGTTTTCCACCGCCTACTTTGGCTCAAGGGAGGATAGATCTGAACCTAGCAATGGTCTGTATTTCGTTAATGAAAATGGCATGAGCTGGGCCCTTGAGATCCCTACTAGCTGGCAACATCCGTTAGAGCGAGAAAGATTAGATATTACCTACTCAGAATTTGTTAATTTTGCAGCGGATAAGTCCGGTAATACCAACCCAAGTTGGTATCTCCACTCTAATGCAGCTCTCATTTTCCAGGACTAA
- a CDS encoding PepSY-associated TM helix domain-containing protein — MNKQFLKRLTEAHSWLGLIISGLLFIVFFMGSISLFRSEIYLWSVLPHHTPAQGEVLSPSEIMTLAIKDRSFNAKEHLTLVSPTDEMPFYKVYVDIVLPEDATTDIDYVSLLMDPVSGEIVANVDDFYLADFIYQLHYDLNIPNGGYIIGFVTLFFFFALISGIFIHARKLFRQFFLYRTNEGKRDQLLTMHNVIGVMSLPFTLMYAITGLIFNLVIIYQIAFALVLYKGDQQALLSDAGYTQQMPEWLDKPLDTRAEVDTLVAQHIQEFGQSPRVIRAYNYGDSSALLHIFGSESGKFVSPVEQVFSLKDGETLFSRAPETPNTMTTGRIVLSTLHFGDYGGMDLRVIYLILGLGVCTLIVSGNLLWAEKRQQQRQSSLKSIALVNSMTLGSTMGVMLATAMAFLFERVMPIEWIARDQMLILSFVVTLGLYLLMAFVITDKRKLLFISLIATAAVVAMTMIFDWILFHQSIVELLNHGFLQVVGVQVGLSITLVLLIVVAFSLFGKSRHSSTTQVNEADDLHTQATSAVVSQS, encoded by the coding sequence ATGAATAAACAATTTTTAAAGCGTTTAACCGAGGCTCACAGTTGGCTGGGATTAATCATCTCAGGCTTGTTGTTTATCGTTTTCTTTATGGGCTCGATAAGCTTATTTCGCAGTGAGATATACCTCTGGTCTGTGTTGCCGCACCATACACCTGCCCAGGGGGAGGTTTTGTCTCCTAGCGAGATAATGACATTGGCAATTAAGGATCGTTCCTTTAACGCCAAGGAGCATTTAACCTTAGTCTCTCCGACTGACGAAATGCCATTTTATAAGGTCTATGTCGATATCGTTCTACCCGAAGATGCGACGACAGATATCGATTATGTGTCACTCTTGATGGACCCTGTGTCTGGTGAGATAGTGGCCAATGTTGATGATTTTTATCTGGCTGATTTTATTTATCAGTTGCACTATGATCTTAATATTCCCAATGGCGGTTATATCATAGGTTTTGTGACCCTATTTTTCTTTTTCGCGCTGATATCTGGGATCTTTATCCATGCCCGCAAGTTGTTCAGACAGTTTTTTCTTTACCGCACCAACGAGGGCAAGCGAGACCAACTGCTCACCATGCATAATGTCATCGGCGTGATGAGCCTGCCGTTTACCTTGATGTATGCCATTACCGGATTGATATTTAATTTAGTGATCATCTATCAGATCGCATTTGCCTTAGTCTTGTATAAAGGCGATCAACAAGCGCTGCTCAGTGATGCCGGTTATACCCAACAAATGCCAGAGTGGCTGGATAAGCCGCTAGATACCCGTGCAGAAGTTGATACCTTAGTGGCTCAGCATATTCAAGAGTTTGGCCAGAGTCCTAGAGTTATCCGCGCCTATAACTATGGTGACAGCAGTGCACTACTACACATTTTTGGTAGTGAATCGGGGAAATTTGTCAGCCCTGTCGAACAAGTATTTTCCCTAAAAGATGGAGAAACCTTGTTTTCGAGGGCGCCTGAAACACCCAATACCATGACCACAGGACGAATAGTACTCTCTACATTGCATTTTGGTGACTATGGCGGAATGGATCTTAGAGTCATTTATCTTATTTTGGGCTTAGGTGTGTGTACCCTTATCGTCAGCGGCAATCTACTCTGGGCCGAGAAGCGTCAGCAACAGAGGCAATCGTCGCTTAAGAGTATTGCCCTGGTAAATAGTATGACCTTAGGATCGACAATGGGCGTCATGCTAGCAACCGCGATGGCTTTCTTGTTTGAGCGAGTGATGCCAATCGAATGGATTGCTCGTGATCAGATGTTGATCCTTAGTTTCGTGGTCACTTTGGGCCTTTATCTATTAATGGCTTTTGTTATCACAGATAAGAGAAAGCTGCTGTTTATCTCTTTGATTGCAACGGCCGCTGTCGTCGCAATGACGATGATATTTGACTGGATACTGTTTCATCAGAGTATCGTTGAGCTGCTAAATCACGGGTTCTTACAGGTTGTGGGTGTTCAAGTTGGGCTCTCTATTACCTTAGTACTGCTCATTGTTGTGGCTTTTTCTCTGTTTGGAAAATCTCGTCATTCATCAACCACTCAAGTCAATGAAGCTGATGATTTACATACTCAAGCCACATCGGCAGTGGTGAGTCAAAGCTGA
- a CDS encoding TonB-dependent receptor, giving the protein MKHNPITLAIRTSLLCSLILPNMANADEQAIERIMVTGQKIDRTLQETTASVAVITSKQIEDQNINDFYDALERTPNVNGDLRNGFSIRGIDAYNVSGGGSSNLASLYIDGAVMPYDVIRQGGFSTWDVSQIEILRGPQSTLQGRNSLAGAIIMRTVDPSFEWQGKARLGVGEYGQREYAAAIGGEVIEDEVAFRASADKNDFDGYIDNTFTGVPADHNNNETYRIKLKYQPSNLQEFYAQVGYTKSKTNLGIRGTSTLAADGSQLTDPFSHREVSLDLASFTFTDVDIYTLELNYDINDNLTASAVSTYSTVDAGFSWDDDGTSEPTAARFWDNQDDTFSQEVKFVIDTDKLSGVVGAFYSNQETETKSHGQRYLSFQRLGVPTLLVTPPEHGGLGLPQPLADRVLDLYADVDPVRIYNEAITKQSVTNLAMFADAVYEINDNWDIFAGFRFDREKQDNEADGDVAITNAHLMPDPSNPAFDPMTSALITGINAKLLGMADSASGVEPLVDASFNAFLPKLGASYHWSSDITTSFTVQQGYRSGGVGTNTAQNTTHTFDPEYTWNYELAFRSVWLAGSLSANANIFYVDWQDQQVDVQFSGNRYDSETRNAGSSTVQGFEAELFYQIDSDWSIYGGVGYAKTEFEEFKIVLPTVTYDLSGRSFEDAPEWTANLGSTYRSDSGIFANLNVSYAGESSGINNPEAAGLDYDPMNDERILVNARVGYEWDHFSIYALGTNIFDNEYVSLVDVGYDFQTLSSPRQLTLRVEAQF; this is encoded by the coding sequence ATGAAACATAACCCAATAACACTGGCTATTCGCACCAGTTTACTCTGCAGCCTGATACTGCCCAACATGGCTAATGCCGATGAGCAAGCCATAGAAAGGATCATGGTCACAGGCCAGAAGATAGACAGGACACTACAAGAAACTACGGCCAGTGTCGCTGTGATCACCAGCAAGCAGATCGAAGATCAAAACATCAACGATTTTTATGATGCACTCGAGCGTACCCCAAACGTAAACGGTGACCTTCGCAATGGCTTCAGCATACGTGGCATCGATGCCTATAACGTTTCAGGTGGCGGCTCCAGTAACTTAGCCTCCCTGTATATCGATGGCGCAGTTATGCCCTATGATGTGATTCGTCAAGGCGGTTTCTCTACCTGGGATGTCAGCCAGATAGAAATTCTTCGTGGTCCTCAATCAACCCTTCAGGGACGTAACTCACTGGCCGGTGCCATCATAATGCGCACGGTCGACCCAAGTTTCGAATGGCAAGGAAAAGCCAGACTCGGTGTGGGTGAATACGGCCAAAGAGAATATGCCGCTGCCATCGGCGGTGAGGTTATTGAAGATGAAGTCGCCTTTAGAGCCAGCGCCGATAAAAATGATTTCGATGGTTATATCGACAATACTTTTACTGGAGTGCCTGCGGATCACAATAATAATGAAACCTACCGCATTAAGCTCAAATATCAGCCATCGAATTTGCAAGAGTTTTATGCTCAAGTCGGCTACACCAAGAGCAAAACAAACTTAGGCATACGCGGTACCAGTACCCTAGCAGCAGACGGTAGCCAGTTAACGGATCCTTTCTCTCACAGAGAAGTGTCTCTGGATTTAGCCAGTTTCACCTTCACCGATGTCGATATCTACACTTTAGAACTCAACTACGATATCAATGACAATTTGACAGCATCCGCTGTCAGCACTTACTCCACTGTCGATGCAGGATTTAGCTGGGATGATGATGGAACCTCGGAGCCTACAGCGGCTCGATTTTGGGATAACCAAGATGATACTTTCAGTCAAGAAGTTAAATTTGTCATCGACACAGACAAATTATCGGGTGTTGTTGGCGCCTTTTACTCCAATCAGGAGACTGAAACTAAATCCCATGGCCAGAGATATCTGAGTTTCCAGCGTTTGGGGGTGCCAACACTACTCGTCACTCCCCCAGAACATGGTGGTTTAGGCCTACCACAACCTTTAGCTGATAGGGTATTAGATCTATACGCTGATGTTGATCCGGTACGGATTTATAATGAGGCCATAACAAAACAAAGCGTCACTAACTTAGCCATGTTTGCCGATGCCGTTTACGAAATCAATGACAATTGGGACATCTTTGCTGGTTTCCGTTTCGATCGCGAAAAACAGGACAATGAAGCCGATGGGGATGTCGCTATCACCAACGCTCATCTGATGCCAGATCCCAGCAATCCTGCATTTGACCCTATGACAAGTGCCCTGATCACAGGAATAAATGCCAAACTGCTTGGTATGGCAGACAGCGCTTCAGGGGTCGAGCCCTTGGTTGATGCCTCTTTCAATGCCTTCTTGCCAAAACTCGGCGCCAGCTATCACTGGAGCAGTGATATCACCACCAGCTTTACCGTGCAACAGGGTTATCGCTCCGGCGGTGTAGGCACTAACACAGCACAGAACACCACACATACCTTCGATCCCGAATACACCTGGAACTATGAGCTGGCGTTTCGCTCCGTCTGGTTAGCGGGTAGCTTAAGTGCCAATGCCAACATCTTCTATGTCGACTGGCAAGATCAACAGGTAGATGTGCAATTCTCGGGTAACAGATATGACAGTGAAACCCGTAATGCCGGTAGCTCTACCGTCCAAGGTTTCGAAGCTGAACTCTTCTACCAGATAGACAGTGACTGGAGTATTTACGGCGGTGTGGGCTATGCCAAAACTGAGTTTGAAGAGTTTAAAATTGTATTGCCTACCGTGACTTATGACTTATCTGGTCGTAGCTTCGAAGATGCCCCCGAGTGGACGGCTAACTTAGGGTCTACCTATCGCAGTGATTCCGGCATTTTCGCTAACCTAAATGTCAGCTATGCAGGCGAATCATCTGGCATCAATAATCCTGAAGCCGCCGGACTTGATTACGATCCAATGAACGATGAAAGGATATTAGTCAACGCACGTGTTGGCTATGAATGGGATCACTTCTCAATCTATGCCTTAGGCACAAACATCTTCGACAATGAATATGTATCATTAGTAGATGTTGGCTATGATTTCCAAACATTAAGTTCGCCAAGACAACTGACCTTGCGAGTAGAAGCGCAGTTCTAA
- a CDS encoding TonB-dependent hemoglobin/transferrin/lactoferrin family receptor: protein MMKQFSVKLLSAMIAAALAPQAIADEAPRTESNFHEIIVISGSRMEQTLDQVAGSVVVIDEEAIARNMSTDFTTLFRTEAAVDVKGGAGKPSSVTIRGIGGNRVMMVKDGVRVNSQYASPLGPGAEGTGRGLTEVEGLKQVEVLKAAASTMYGSDALGGVLVMTSKDADDYLRGEDVYFSANTGYTGMNDEYSAGFTAAFAAGNFDNLVSYQRRYGEEQQNYAETLPLSDLITDSMLIKSKYHFNEYTNMQLTVDYMNQQLYRWEDSLDDKQSIDYDRQTQALNTSLRLRSDKDRVIHDSVDFVLYYGMTDQTEYREYFDGSQGYERDITQKRDYQFDEYRIGFASTFSKSMELKGHSHNLIYGLDIEQSEMSRPRDYLVKDKDGSWVPSETDTFSFADTESLRAGAFIQDDITLYDGKLNAILGLRYDYFKNSPDQQQAADSGRDPEDFEAMSGDFWSPKLGLVYHITDNLNVYTQYAYGYKMPTPDQKWGEMEIKDGKMPFPVKINANYDLESESSHTIELGIRGHHGDTQYEFTTFYTQANDYIDWEFVGCGASSCFGMPEVLEYRYINYDKVTLYGAEASFSQWLNDEIEIWGNIAYTHGEDQNGDYLNSVSPLKGNVGMNYFAEIANKEVDFGMTVRFSDNMDRTTDLTIFPIGDSFNEVYNTSGYAVFDLTASVIISDNWTVRSGVYNLFDTEYVEYADVAGQSKYLMSNLGVTEESYTQPGRYLSVKVNYQF from the coding sequence ATGATGAAGCAGTTTTCAGTCAAATTACTCAGTGCGATGATCGCAGCCGCACTCGCACCACAGGCTATAGCCGATGAGGCACCACGAACTGAGTCTAACTTTCATGAGATTATTGTTATCTCTGGCTCACGAATGGAGCAGACGTTAGATCAAGTTGCAGGCTCTGTTGTGGTTATCGACGAAGAGGCGATAGCGCGCAATATGAGTACAGACTTCACAACCCTGTTCAGAACTGAAGCTGCAGTCGATGTCAAAGGTGGGGCGGGTAAGCCAAGTTCGGTGACCATTCGTGGCATCGGTGGCAACCGGGTGATGATGGTTAAAGATGGCGTGCGAGTAAACAGTCAATACGCTTCTCCATTAGGCCCTGGGGCTGAAGGTACGGGTCGTGGTCTGACTGAAGTTGAAGGGCTTAAGCAGGTCGAAGTGCTCAAAGCTGCAGCTTCTACCATGTATGGCTCTGATGCGCTTGGCGGCGTATTGGTGATGACCAGTAAAGATGCCGATGACTACCTCAGAGGAGAGGATGTCTATTTCTCTGCCAACACGGGTTACACCGGCATGAATGATGAATACTCAGCTGGTTTTACCGCCGCTTTTGCAGCTGGGAATTTCGATAACCTGGTCAGCTATCAGCGCCGCTATGGTGAAGAGCAGCAAAACTATGCAGAGACTTTACCCTTAAGCGATCTCATTACCGATAGCATGCTGATAAAGAGTAAATATCATTTCAATGAATATACTAACATGCAGCTGACTGTAGATTATATGAATCAGCAGCTTTATCGTTGGGAAGACTCCCTTGATGATAAGCAATCGATAGATTATGACCGACAAACTCAGGCATTGAACACCTCTTTGAGACTGCGTTCTGACAAGGACAGAGTCATACATGACAGTGTCGATTTTGTGCTCTATTACGGTATGACCGACCAGACTGAATACCGTGAATATTTTGATGGTTCTCAAGGCTATGAGCGTGATATCACTCAGAAACGTGATTATCAGTTCGATGAGTATCGCATCGGTTTTGCCAGTACCTTCAGTAAATCCATGGAGCTAAAAGGCCATAGTCATAATCTTATCTATGGTTTGGATATCGAGCAGTCTGAGATGAGCCGTCCAAGAGACTATCTAGTGAAGGATAAAGATGGCAGCTGGGTACCATCAGAAACGGATACTTTTTCTTTTGCGGATACGGAAAGTTTGCGTGCTGGTGCATTTATTCAAGATGATATCACCCTATACGATGGCAAACTTAACGCTATTTTAGGCCTGCGTTACGACTACTTTAAAAACTCACCGGATCAGCAACAAGCTGCAGACTCAGGCAGGGACCCTGAAGACTTTGAGGCCATGAGCGGAGATTTCTGGTCACCCAAATTAGGTTTGGTTTATCACATCACGGATAATCTTAACGTTTATACTCAATATGCTTATGGATATAAGATGCCAACCCCAGATCAGAAGTGGGGTGAGATGGAGATTAAAGATGGCAAGATGCCATTCCCAGTTAAGATCAACGCTAACTATGACCTCGAGTCTGAGTCTAGCCACACCATAGAGCTAGGTATTCGCGGTCATCATGGTGATACTCAATATGAGTTTACGACCTTCTACACCCAAGCTAATGACTATATCGACTGGGAGTTTGTCGGCTGTGGGGCTAGTTCCTGTTTTGGTATGCCAGAAGTACTCGAATATCGCTATATCAACTATGACAAGGTAACGCTTTACGGTGCAGAGGCTTCTTTCAGTCAGTGGCTAAATGATGAAATAGAGATATGGGGGAATATTGCCTACACCCATGGTGAAGATCAAAATGGTGATTACCTTAATAGTGTGAGCCCGCTAAAGGGCAATGTTGGCATGAACTACTTTGCTGAAATCGCCAACAAAGAGGTTGATTTTGGCATGACGGTGCGCTTTTCAGATAACATGGATAGAACCACAGATCTGACTATTTTCCCGATAGGTGATTCCTTTAATGAAGTCTATAACACCTCAGGCTATGCCGTGTTTGATCTTACCGCGAGTGTCATTATCAGTGATAACTGGACGGTTCGTTCAGGGGTATACAATCTGTTTGATACCGAATATGTCGAATATGCCGATGTGGCCGGGCAGTCTAAATATCTCATGTCTAACCTAGGGGTAACTGAAGAGAGTTATACCCAGCCTGGCCGCTACCTCAGCGTCAAAGTTAATTATCAATTTTAA
- a CDS encoding substrate-binding periplasmic protein — translation MNLILKLIAILSVLLGLLSNVGIAADFDFVSIEKLIEQEVGRVIIPKVYSKLGIEITITPMPGKRAQQMANSGSKDGEIMRIYSYGDETPNTIRVPTPYYYLETMAFIKQGSNLVINNSEDLKKYRLAKVRGVKHTNNITRNMDNVHDVDSTEQMMLVLNSGHVDVALTNTIDGVYMIEKLGLDKIQPLDTPLAVLELYHYIHKSHIDLVPKVDAVIKQMTLSGEMQHLIEKSEREVIEHN, via the coding sequence ATGAATCTAATATTAAAATTGATAGCCATTTTATCTGTGCTTTTGGGTTTGCTGTCAAATGTTGGCATTGCTGCAGATTTTGATTTTGTTTCCATTGAAAAACTGATTGAGCAAGAGGTCGGTAGGGTCATCATTCCCAAGGTTTATAGCAAGTTGGGAATAGAGATCACAATCACACCCATGCCGGGAAAGCGTGCACAACAGATGGCGAACTCAGGAAGCAAAGATGGTGAGATAATGAGGATATACAGTTATGGCGATGAAACGCCCAATACCATCCGAGTACCGACCCCTTATTATTACTTAGAGACCATGGCGTTTATCAAGCAAGGCAGTAACCTTGTCATTAATAACAGTGAAGATTTAAAAAAGTATCGGCTAGCTAAAGTCAGAGGCGTTAAGCATACCAATAATATCACCCGAAACATGGATAATGTTCATGACGTTGATAGCACTGAGCAGATGATGCTAGTGCTGAATTCAGGCCATGTTGACGTGGCGCTGACAAACACGATAGACGGCGTATATATGATTGAAAAGCTAGGACTAGACAAGATCCAACCTTTAGATACACCTCTGGCGGTCCTTGAGCTTTACCACTACATACATAAAAGTCACATCGACTTAGTCCCTAAAGTTGATGCTGTGATAAAACAGATGACATTATCAGGGGAGATGCAACATTTAATAGAGAAATCGGAACGTGAGGTGATTGAGCACAATTAA